The following proteins are encoded in a genomic region of Necator americanus strain Aroian chromosome II, whole genome shotgun sequence:
- a CDS encoding hypothetical protein (NECATOR_CHRII.G7316.T1) yields the protein MLRECYCVCRNFSPKHLVFLVIAFSTVYLVLLKYTASSELSHVKTASPLRHEIKANAARPLHVLYESDPKELEIARQTLNFLNNVGDVVEAKQTLKTTLTTLPGGDCPDPDSVPDLWGSLPQAVLLIENLQEADVSSVHPELKPGGEWSPSDCKARHKVAIIIPFRDRQSHLTRLLDFLIPVLQRQRLDFRFIVTEQYGNDLFNKGRIMNAAFRFAETLNVDCVIFHDVDMFPQDDRNPYSCPPGPRHMGAFVSNLGYQLWYKEIVGGVLAVSMEDYRLINGYSNMYWAWGGEDDDMGKRILSLNYTIERPDPETGRYSMLKHVKRKRTAPKLIYKLLEIAEKRVAYDGLNETGKWTIRKISIRPLYYHLYVDVGSVPDEWREKKS from the exons ATGTTACGCGAGTGCTACTGCGTTTGTCGTAACTTTTCTCCAAAGCATCTAGTCTTCCTGGTAATTGCGTTTTCCACTGTGTATCTAGTTCTCTTGAAGTATACAGCAAGCAG TGAACTATCACACGTTAAGACGGCTTCACCTCTTCGCCATGAAATCAAAGCGAATGCTGCAAG aCCTCTACACGTTCTGTACGAGTCTGATCCAAAAGAGCTTGAAATCGCTAGACAAACTCTGAATTTCTTAAATAACGTTGGAGACGTAGTGGAAGCGAAACAAACACTTAAGACGACTCTCACAAC CCTTCCTGGTGGTGACTGCCCTGATCCCGATTCTGTTCCTGACTTGTGGGGATCGCTTCCTCAAGCCGTGTTGTTGATCGAAAACTTGCAGGAAGCGGATGTTTCTTCAGTTCACCCTGAATTGAAACCTGGCGGAGAATGGAGTCCAAGTGATTGCAAG GCGCGTCACAAAGTGGCTATCATTATTCCATTCCGCGATCGGCAAAGCCATCTCACGAGGCTGTTAGATTTCCTCATACCGGTGCTTCAGAGACAACGTCTCGATTTCAGGTTTATAGTGACGGAACAG TATGGCAACGATCTCTTCAACAAGGGCCGGATTATGAACGCTGCATTCCGTTTTGCTGAAACTTTAAATGTTGACTGCGTTATCTTCCACGATGTCGACATGTTCCCCCAAGACGATCGAAATCCCTACTCTTGTCCACCTGGACCACGACACATGGGAGCTTTCGTCAGCAACTTGGGATACCA acTGTGGTACAAAGAGATCGTGGGTGGTGTATTGGCCGTTTCCATGGAAGATTACCGTCTCATCAACGGTTACTCAAATATGTACTGGGCATGGGGAGGCGAAGACGACGATATGG GTAAGCGAATCCTCTCTCTAAATTATACAATAGAGAGACCTGATCCTGAAACAGGACGATATTCGATGCTGAAGCATGTGAAGAGGAAACGAACTGCACCAAAGCTCAT TTACAAGCTGCttgaaatagcagaaaaacgTGTAGCTTACGACGGACTGAATGAGACAGGCAAATGGACTATACGAAAA ATCAGTATTCGACCGCTCTACTATCACTTATACGTCGATGTTGGCAGTGTTCCAGATGAATGGCGGGAGAAAAAGAGTTAA